Proteins from a genomic interval of Xanthomonas sp. AM6:
- a CDS encoding HAMP domain-containing sensor histidine kinase: MKLRRSFTVDLFLRLLPVLALAAAMPWLLAYWMDRGWEVVTLSALLLLALMWWTLRRATAPMRSLFRALAGTVSSYRDGEYNFGVHWRGDDELGEMVAAHQLLGEILREQRQGLAQRELMLDTMVQNTPVAMLLTSAGGDGLRRVVFSNLAARKLLHGGWKLEGQRLDDLLLSMPPALREAVARGGDSLFTIEGDDADPEEEQVYHLSRRRFHLNGRPHELLLIRLLTAELRRQEVHTWKKVIRVISHELNNSLAPIASLAHSGAELVRRQKVERLEEVFGTIEERARHLEGFIRGYARFAKLPQPQLQTVHWAQFLGGLQQQIPFALELEAPDLHSRVDPAQLQQALLNLVKNAHESSPEHQAPADGVRIRVSTRPDWLRIEVLDRGSGMNEAVLQNALMPFYSTKRNGTGLGLALTREIVEAHGGRLSLQNREEGGLCVAVQLPLVSGS; the protein is encoded by the coding sequence ATGAAATTGCGCCGCTCCTTCACCGTCGACCTGTTCCTGCGCCTGCTGCCGGTGCTGGCGCTGGCCGCGGCGATGCCGTGGCTGCTGGCGTACTGGATGGACCGCGGCTGGGAAGTGGTGACGCTGTCGGCGCTGCTGCTGCTGGCGCTGATGTGGTGGACGCTGCGCCGCGCCACCGCGCCGATGCGCTCGCTGTTCCGCGCCCTGGCCGGCACCGTCAGCAGCTACCGCGACGGTGAATACAACTTCGGCGTGCACTGGCGCGGCGACGACGAACTGGGCGAGATGGTCGCCGCGCACCAGCTGCTGGGCGAGATCCTGCGCGAGCAGCGCCAGGGCCTGGCGCAGCGCGAACTGATGCTCGACACCATGGTGCAGAACACGCCGGTGGCGATGCTGCTGACCTCCGCCGGCGGCGACGGCCTGCGCCGCGTGGTGTTCTCCAACCTGGCCGCGCGCAAGCTGCTGCACGGCGGCTGGAAGCTGGAAGGCCAGCGCCTGGACGACCTGCTGCTGAGCATGCCGCCGGCGCTGCGCGAGGCGGTGGCGCGCGGAGGCGACAGCCTGTTCACCATCGAGGGCGACGACGCCGACCCGGAAGAAGAGCAGGTCTACCACCTGTCGCGGCGCCGCTTCCATCTCAATGGCCGCCCGCACGAACTGCTGCTGATCCGCCTGCTCACCGCCGAACTGCGGCGCCAGGAAGTGCATACCTGGAAGAAGGTGATCCGGGTCATCAGCCACGAGTTGAACAACTCGCTGGCGCCGATCGCCTCGCTGGCGCATTCCGGCGCCGAGCTGGTGCGGCGGCAGAAGGTGGAGCGGCTGGAGGAAGTCTTCGGCACCATCGAGGAGCGCGCGCGGCACCTGGAAGGCTTCATCCGCGGCTATGCGCGCTTCGCCAAGCTGCCGCAGCCGCAGTTGCAGACCGTGCACTGGGCGCAGTTCCTCGGCGGCCTGCAGCAACAGATCCCGTTCGCGCTGGAGCTGGAGGCGCCGGACCTGCACAGCCGGGTCGATCCGGCGCAACTGCAGCAGGCGCTGCTCAACCTGGTCAAGAACGCGCACGAATCCAGTCCCGAACACCAGGCACCGGCCGACGGCGTGCGCATCCGCGTCTCCACCCGTCCCGACTGGCTGCGCATCGAGGTGCTGGACCGCGGCAGCGGCATGAACGAGGCGGTGCTGCAGAACGCGCTGATGCCGTTCTATTCGACCAAGCGCAACGGCACTGGCCTGGGCCTGGCGCTGACCCGCGAGATCGTCGAAGCGCACGGCGGCCGCCTGTCGCTGCAGAACCGCGAGGAAGGCGGACTGTGCGTGGCGGTGCAGCTGCCGTTGGTGTCGGGAAGTTAG
- a CDS encoding sigma-54 dependent transcriptional regulator translates to MPCILIIDDNPAVATALEVLFSLHDIETVHADSPDAGLRRLAEGDIDLVLQDMNFTADTTSGEEGVALFDAIRARHPDLPVILLTAWTQLSSAVELVKAGAADYLAKPWDDRKLLTTVNNLLELSEARRELERRRDGERRHRQQLAQRYELRGAVFADPASERAIALACQVARSELPVLITGPNGSGKEKIAEIIQANSPMRQGPFVALNCGAIPAELIEAELFGAEAGAYTGANKVREGKFEAADGGTLFLDEIGNLSLAGQMKLLRVLETGRFERLGSNRERQVKVRVISATNADLVAMIRDGTFREDLYYRLNAVELSLPALADRPGDILPLAEHFLSGAKPLSAGAAQALQRHAWPGNVRELRNVIQRAELLAGGRQIEAADLNLPKPAPQRPAAGAEPDRERIVAVLGRANGVIAQAAAELGMSRQALYRRMDRYGIPRE, encoded by the coding sequence ATGCCCTGCATCCTGATCATCGACGACAACCCCGCCGTCGCCACCGCACTGGAAGTGCTGTTCTCCCTGCACGACATCGAGACGGTGCATGCGGACAGCCCCGATGCCGGACTGCGGCGCCTGGCCGAGGGCGACATCGACCTGGTGCTGCAGGACATGAACTTCACCGCCGACACCACGTCCGGCGAGGAAGGCGTGGCGCTGTTCGATGCGATCCGCGCGCGCCATCCGGACCTGCCGGTGATCCTGCTGACCGCCTGGACCCAGCTCAGCAGCGCGGTGGAACTGGTCAAGGCCGGCGCCGCCGACTACCTGGCCAAGCCCTGGGACGACCGCAAGCTGCTGACCACGGTCAACAACCTGCTGGAACTGTCCGAGGCGCGCCGCGAACTGGAGCGGCGCCGCGACGGCGAACGCCGCCATCGCCAGCAGCTGGCGCAGCGCTACGAGCTGCGCGGCGCGGTGTTCGCCGACCCGGCCAGCGAGCGCGCCATCGCCCTGGCCTGCCAGGTCGCGCGTTCGGAACTGCCTGTGCTGATCACCGGCCCCAACGGCAGCGGCAAGGAGAAGATCGCCGAGATCATCCAGGCCAACTCGCCGATGCGGCAGGGCCCGTTCGTGGCGCTGAACTGCGGCGCGATTCCGGCCGAGCTGATCGAAGCCGAACTGTTCGGCGCCGAGGCCGGCGCCTACACCGGCGCCAACAAGGTCCGCGAAGGCAAGTTCGAGGCCGCCGACGGCGGCACCCTGTTCCTGGACGAGATCGGCAACCTGTCGCTGGCCGGGCAGATGAAGCTGCTGCGCGTGCTGGAAACCGGGCGCTTCGAGCGGCTGGGCTCCAACCGCGAGCGCCAGGTCAAGGTGCGGGTGATCAGCGCCACCAACGCCGACCTGGTCGCGATGATCCGCGACGGCACGTTCCGCGAGGACCTGTACTACCGGCTCAACGCGGTGGAGCTGTCGCTGCCGGCGCTGGCCGACCGGCCCGGCGACATCCTGCCGCTGGCCGAGCACTTCCTGTCCGGCGCCAAGCCGCTGTCGGCCGGCGCCGCGCAGGCGCTGCAGCGGCATGCCTGGCCGGGCAACGTGCGCGAGCTGCGCAACGTGATCCAGCGCGCCGAACTGCTGGCCGGCGGCCGCCAGATCGAGGCCGCCGACCTCAACCTGCCCAAGCCCGCGCCGCAGCGCCCCGCCGCCGGCGCCGAGCCGGACCGCGAGCGCATCGTCGCGGTGCTGGGCCGCGCCAACGGCGTCATCGCCCAGGCCGCCGCCGAACTGGGCATGAGCCGGCAGGCGCTGTACCGGCGCATGGACCGCTACGGAATCCCGCGCGAATGA
- a CDS encoding right-handed parallel beta-helix repeat-containing protein yields MQARCARWWMLALLLITAGAVHAQTHRLYLASDGDDAAAGTSAATALQTLAEAQRRLQAQPPPAQTAVEIVVAPGTYVGQSVRWTFRNDDAPLRIVAAPGAATMPRFDGGGGGTWFTLRGGGNQRTQLQFVGLEVSDYWMAMDLGSSNAAADGNAGNEIRGMRFTRIGGIHGQGSPAYSYAAIRLQNSRDNLIADNQFSAIENSKETSGYIHALYLARHSTGNVVQGNTFTDVNGDVVRTRDASDATEVRGNRFVRAGKYAAFSDWFDLDQGECPSQGGRFVDNTVGAGYYGAIPATATTGADDACGALATPRIVESGTIRE; encoded by the coding sequence ATCACGGCCGGCGCCGTGCACGCGCAGACCCATCGTCTGTACCTGGCGTCGGACGGCGACGACGCCGCGGCCGGCACCAGCGCGGCGACCGCGCTGCAGACCCTGGCCGAGGCGCAGCGGCGGCTGCAGGCGCAACCGCCGCCGGCGCAGACCGCGGTGGAGATCGTGGTCGCGCCCGGCACCTATGTGGGCCAGTCGGTGCGCTGGACCTTCCGCAACGACGATGCGCCGTTGCGCATCGTCGCCGCGCCCGGTGCGGCGACCATGCCGCGCTTCGACGGCGGCGGTGGTGGCACCTGGTTCACCCTGCGCGGCGGCGGCAACCAGCGCACCCAGCTGCAGTTCGTCGGCCTGGAGGTCAGCGACTACTGGATGGCGATGGACCTGGGCAGCAGCAACGCGGCGGCCGACGGCAACGCCGGCAACGAGATCCGCGGCATGCGCTTCACCCGCATCGGCGGCATCCACGGCCAGGGCAGTCCGGCCTACTCGTATGCGGCGATCCGGCTGCAGAACTCGCGCGACAACCTGATCGCCGACAACCAGTTCAGCGCGATCGAGAACAGCAAGGAAACCTCCGGCTACATCCACGCGCTGTACCTGGCGCGGCATTCGACCGGCAACGTGGTGCAGGGCAACACGTTCACCGACGTCAACGGCGACGTGGTGCGCACCCGCGATGCGTCCGACGCCACCGAGGTGCGCGGCAACCGTTTCGTGCGCGCCGGCAAGTACGCCGCGTTCTCCGACTGGTTCGACCTGGACCAGGGCGAATGCCCGTCGCAGGGCGGGCGCTTCGTCGACAACACGGTCGGCGCCGGCTATTACGGCGCGATTCCCGCCACGGCCACCACCGGCGCCGACGACGCCTGCGGCGCGCTGGCCACGCCGCGCATCGTCGAGAGCGGCACGATCCGCGAGTGA